In Carya illinoinensis cultivar Pawnee chromosome 7, C.illinoinensisPawnee_v1, whole genome shotgun sequence, the following are encoded in one genomic region:
- the LOC122317022 gene encoding putative UPF0481 protein At3g02645: MDRSNINNGTSNNIEEDQELSHLFVSLREKLERIPSISSDCCIFRVPKRLRELNEKAYTPRVVSIGPLHHYNEDLRAMELPKLRYLKNLLLRTNVSMEEYLNLLKGREERLRNSYGEPIKLKSNEFLEMILVDAAFVIEVMLLYSPNKANYNGYHFILGNRSMIKDVKYDMLLLENQLPFFILEELFLKARIIIPPENDERLSLIRLTHHFFEKQAYLEKVGQPLGKICLSEIEHFVHFIRICHLPQTLPPKGKLRTVSIPSATQLHQTGVKFKVASTGNLYDLRFKNGVLEIPESLFGNLIAYEQCHFDADYISDYLFVMDRLIETRNDVELLVRNGIIESKLLDSKEVVTFIKHLVPGTIMHSKKFYFSDVCEDLNAHCNVLWNKWKATLREDYFSSPWAVLSVTAAAALLLLTSIQTVCSIISL; the protein is encoded by the coding sequence ATGGATAGAAGCAACATTAATAACGGTACTTCAAATAATATTGAAGAGGATCAAGAGCTATCTCATTTGTTTGTTTCTCTGAGAGAGAAGCTGGAAAGAATTCCTTCCATATCCTCCGATTGTTGCATCTTTAGAGTTCCTAAACGACTCCGAGAGTTAAATGAAAAGGCATACACTCCTCGGGTAGTCTCTATCGGTCCACTGCACCATTACAACGAGGACCTCCGAGCCATGGAATTGCCCAAACTGCGTTACCTCAAAAACCTTTTACTGAGGACCAATGTGAGCATGGAGGAATATCTCAATCTTTTGAAGGGGAGAGAAGAAAGACTTCGCAACTCTTACGGAGAgcccatcaaacttaaaagTAATGAGTTTCTGGAAATGATTCTGGTGGATGCAGCTTTCGTCATTGAGGTAATGTTGCTGTATTCCCCAAACAAGGCAAATTATAATGGGTATCACTTTATACTTGGTAACCGGTCAATGATTAAAGATGTCAAGTATGACATGTTACTTCTTGAAAATCAGCttccatttttcattttggagGAGCTCTTTCTCAAGGCCAGAATCATCATTCCTCCCGAAAATGATGAGAGACTTTCTCTAATTAGACTTACCCATCACTTCTTCGAAAAGCAGGCATATTTGGAGAAGGTAGGTCAGCCTCTAGGAAAAATATGCTTATCTGAAATAGAACATTTTGTTCATTTCATAAGAATTTGTCATCTACCACAGACCCTACCACCCAAAGGAAAACTAAGAACCGTAAGCATACCCAGTGCAACACAGCTGCATCAGACTGGGGTCAAATTTAAGGTTGCATCAACTGGAAACCTCTATGACTTAAGATTCAAAAATGGAGTTCTGGAGATTCCAGAGTCCCTTTTTGGTAACCTCATTGCCTATGAGCAGTGCCATTTCGATGCTGATTACATCAGTGACTATCTATTTGTCATGGATCGTCTCATTGAAACTCGAAATGATGTGGAATTACTTGTTCGGAATGGAATCATCGAAAGTAAGCTACTCGACAGCAAAGAGGTGGTGACTTTCATTAAGCACCTTGTCCCAGGAACAATCATGCATagtaaaaaattctatttttctgATGTTTGTGAAGACTTGAATGCTCACTGCAATGTCCTTTGGAATAAGTGGAAGGCAACCTTAAGGGAAGATTACTTCAGTTCTCCATGGGCTGTCCTTTCTGTTACCGCAGCTGCTGCACTTCTTTTACTCACTTCCATTCAAACTGTGTGTTCTATCATTTCTCTGTAG